From the genome of Vigna angularis cultivar LongXiaoDou No.4 chromosome 11, ASM1680809v1, whole genome shotgun sequence, one region includes:
- the LOC108334257 gene encoding F-box/kelch-repeat protein At5g60570 isoform X2, which produces MDRGEGVNDGFSGPGPNDSLLPGLIDDVALNCLAWVSGSDYTSLSCINKRFNKLISSGYLYGLRKQLKAVEHLVYMVCDPRGWVAFDPKVNKWMSLPKIPCDECFNHADKESLAVGCELLVFGREMMEFAIWKYSMVCRGWVKCQGMNQPRCLFGSSSLGSIAIIAGGSDKYGNVLKSAELYDSSSGMWELLPSMHTPRRLCSGFFMDGKFYVIGGMSSITVSLTCGEEYDLKTRNWRKIEGMYPYVNEGVQAPPLVAVVDNQLYAVEHVTNMVKKYDKDKNTWNELGRLPVRADSSNGWGLAFKACGEQLLVVGGQRGPEGEAIVLSSWCPKSGVRNGTIDWQVLGVKENVGVFVYNCAVMGC; this is translated from the coding sequence ATGGATAGGGGGGAAGGAGTGAATGATGGTTTTTCTGGACCTGGACCAAATGATTCGCTTCTCCCTGGTCTGATTGATGATGTTGCCTTGAATTGTCTTGCCTGGGTTAGTGGATCCGATTACACCTCACTATCGTGTATTAATAAAAGGTTCAATAAATTGATCAGTAGTGGGTATCTATATGGgttgaggaaacaattgaaggcTGTGGAACATTTGGTGTATATGGTTTGTGATCCGAGAGGATGGGTGGCATTTGACCCCAAAGTAAACAAGTGGATGTCATTACCTAAGATACCTTGTGATGAGTGCTTTAACCATGCAGACAAGGAGTCCTTGGCCGTGGGCTGCGAACTGTTAGTCTTTGGTCGGGAAATGATGGAGTTTGCCATTTGGAAATATAGCATGGTTTGCCGTGGCTGGGTGAAGTGCCAAGGAATGAACCAACCTCGCTGTTTGTTTGGATCTAGTAGTCTTGGTTCAATTGCTATTATTGCTGGAGGAAGTGATAAGTATGGAAATGTTCTAAAATCAGCTGAGTTGTATGACTCTTCATCAGGTATGTGGGAGCTTTTACCGAGCATGCACACTCCACGTAGATTGTGTTCTGGTTTTTTTATGGATGGCAAATTCTACGTGATTGGTGGAATGTCGAGTATAACCGTTTCATTAACTTGTGGAGAGGAATATGATCTTAAGACAAGGAATTGGCGGAAAATAGAGGGTATGTATCCATATGTTAACGAGGGTGTTCAGGCACCGCCACTTGTGGCGGTTGTGGATAATCAGCTATACGCAGTTGAGCATGTAACTAACATGGTGAAGAAATATGACAAGGACAAGAACACCTGGAATGAGTTGGGGAGGCTTCCAGTCCGGGCAGATTCATCTAATGGTTGGGGGTTAGCTTTCAAGGCCTGTGGAGAGCAACTTTTGGTTGTGGGTGGACAAAGGGGTCCAGAAGGTGAAGCAATTGTGCTGAGTTCATGGTGTCCCAAGTCAGGGGTCAGGAATGGCACCATAGATTGGCAGGTACTTGGTGTGAAGGAAAACGTCGGGGTTTTCGTGTATAATTGTGCTGTAATGGGTTGTTGA
- the LOC108333304 gene encoding kinesin-like protein KIN-4C codes for METECVRVAVNIRPLIMSELLHGCTDCISVVSGEPQVQIGSHCFTYDYVYGSTGAPSSSIYDDCVAPLVDALFHGYNATVLAYGQTGSGKTYTMGTNYNEEVSSGGIIPRVMETIFDRIKTTTDSTEFFIRVSFIEIFKEEVFDLLDSSTSKGEATSTTKVAAHPTRVPIQIRETLNGGITLAGVTEADVKTKDEMASYLSSGSLSRATGSTNMNSQSSRSHAIFTISMEQKNGDDILCAKLHLVDLAGSERVKRTGADGLRLKEGIHINKGLLALGNVISALGDEKKRKEGGHVPYRDSKLTRLLQDSLGGNSKTVMIACVSPADTNAEETLNTLKYANRARNIQNKAIINRDPVAAQMQTMRNQIEQLQAELLFYRGDTSGPIEEVQILKNKISLLEASNAELQHELKRRQLTSENFAQRALETQVERDQLLLKIESIRNGKSWEEIDSNSNQDYALLKSYVSKIQDLEGELLRLKTSNATNSSHFVDCFDSDDDGYGSKHALFAPDEMEDDEKELEHSSIQEKLDKELKELDRKLEQKEAEMKLYSSNTGALVLRHHYEKKLLEMEQEKKVLQKEIEELKCNLADISSTSDDGSQMLKQDYLQKLNALEAQVSELKRKQEAQAQVLKQKQKSEEFAKGLQDEIHRIKAQKVHLQNKIKQESEQFRLWKASREKEVLQLKKEGRRNEYEMHKLLALNQRQKMVLQRKTEEASLATKRLKELLESRKASARETIGVGGGNGVGVQALMKAIEHEIEVNVRVHEVRSECERQKEVRAKMAEEMMRLKEEAQMVNQNSARSDCPTTMSPGARHSRIFALQNMLSTSSATLVSMLSQLSEAEEQERVFSGKGRWNQVRSLADAKNLMNYLFNIASSSRCSFRDKEVIYREKETEIRDLKEKVVWLSYSLRQSEKIKAELTHKLELQNDESLNSEYVGDSEYSDSNVGGHKYDLRTSEYHRSLEDMDISETESDYYDFTDDDWEESGNLRVRKRKSKTNIENNESNINNSEDLGENSRDLFDTPWESASDICCPCSRTSSCKTTKCICKAMGSSCGSSCGCQVNKCANRASISNVSREGPAQSASIEETEKDRILVTQGAELLQGALVDRHPETNNDQGHRKPLSDIGNTQMKSNAKNHNPKKKLTKSTVIIVPYLEASSQPENLEIQVPRLNLKHKKESSNTSEANVAVNKDKDRPHRRSKSRPENAASVPRAEGNFVEPDVPVNTRRSARRSSSSNTNGVPLWDRNAASKSDEPQVFETRTPVRYKRTLDEKENNNRR; via the exons ATGGAGACCGAATGCGTGCGAGTCGCGGTGAATATACGTCCATTGATTATGTCGGAGCTTCTTCACGGTTGCACAGACTGTATTTCAGTTGTCTCCGGTGAACCTCAG GTGCAAATAGGATCACATTGTTTCACGTATGACTATGTGTATGGTAGCACGGGGGCACCTTCCTCTTCAATTTACGACGATTGTGTGGCTCCGCTTGTTGATGCATTGTTCCATGGATATAATGCTACAGTTCTTGCTTACGGTCAG ACGGGCTCCGGGAAAACATACACGATGGGCACCAATTATAACGAAGAGGTGAGTAGTGGTGGAATTATACCCAGGGTAATGGAGACCATATTTGACAGAATTAAGACTACAACAGATTCCACGGAATTCTTTATCAGAGTATCATTTATCGAG ATATTCAAAGAAGAGGTTTTTGATTTGCTTGATTCTAGTACATCTAAAGGAGAGGCCACATCTACGACAAAGGTTGCTGCACACCCGACCAGAGTTCCCATACAAATCAGAGAAACATTGAACGGAGGAATAACACTTGCTGGGGTGACCGAGGCTGATGTTAAGACAAAAGATGAAATGGCATCGTATCTCTCAAGTGGTTCATTGTCACGCGCCACTGGGAGTACCAATATGAATAGTCAATCAAG TCGTTCACATGCTATCTTCACAATCTCAATGGAACAAAAGAATGGTGACGACATCTTATGCGCCAAGCTCCATTTGGTTGATCTAGCTGGTTCTGAACGAGTGAAACGAACTGGTGCCGATGGCTTGCGTTTAAAAGAAG GAATTCATATCAACAAGGGTTTATTAGCTCTTGGAAATGTAATAAGTGCACTTGGAGATGAAAAAAAGCGAAAAGAAGGAGGACATGTGCCATATCGTGATAGCAAGTTAACGCGCCTACTTCAG GATTCTCTGGGAGGAAACAGCAAAACTGTGATGATAG CATGTGTTAGTCCAGCCGATACAAATGCTGAAGAGACATTGAACACCTTAAAATATGCAAATCGTGCTCGTAACATTCAGAACAAGGCAATT ATTAATCGAGATCCAGTGGCAGCTCAGATGCAGACAATGCGGAATCAGATTGAGCAATTGCAAGCTGAGCTTCTATTTTATAGAGGTGATACAAGTGGACCTATCGAGGAGGTTCAG attcttaaaaacaaaatatcctTACTTGAAGCAAGTAATGCAGAGCTACAACATGAGCTTAAAAGACGCCAGTTAACGTCTGAGAATTTTGCCCAACGTGCTCTTGAGACCCAG GTTGAAAGGGACCAACTGCTTTTGAAAATAGAATCAATTCGAAATGGTAAATCATGGGAGGAGATTGACTCAAATTCGAATCAG GATTATGCCCTACTGAAATCTTATGTTTCAAAGATCCAAGATCTGGAAGGAGAATTGCTTCGATTGAAAACTTCGAATGCAACAAATTCAAGTCATTTTGTTGATTGTTTTGATTCTGATGACGATGGATATGGATCAAAACATGCTTTATTCGCACCTG ATGAAATGGAAGATGATGAAAAGGAACTAGAACACTCGTCTATTCAAGAAAAGTTAGATAAAGAGCTCAAAGAATTGGATAGAAAACTTGAACAAAAGGAG GCTGAAATGAAGCTGTACAGTAGTAATACTGGTGCTTTAGTTCTCAGGCATCATTATGAAAAGAAACTTCTAGAGATGGAACAAGAGAAGAAAGTTTTGCAG AAAGAAATTGAGGAACTCAAGTGCAATCTTGCGGATATTTCATCCACTTCTGATGACGGTTCTCAAATGTTGAAGCAGGATTATCTTCAAAAGTTGAATGCTCTAGAGGCACAG GTATCTGAGTTGAAAAGGAAGCAAGAAGCTCAAGCTCAAGTCCtgaaacaaaaacagaaaagtGAAGAGTTTGCAAAAGGACTTCAGGATGAGATACACAGAATTAAAGCACAAAAG GTTCATCTTCAAAATAAGATTAAGCAGGAATCAGAACAATTTAGATTATGGAAAGCTTCGCGCGAAAAAGAAGTTCTCCAG CTTAAGAAAGAGGGCAGAAGGAATGAATATGAGATGCATAAGTTGTTAGCGTTGAACCAGAGACAAAAGATG GTATTGCAAAGGAAGACAGAAGAAGCTTCCTTGGCCACGAAAAGGCTGAAAGAACTTCTGGAATCTCGAAAAGCTTCCGCACGTGAAACTATTG GTGTTGGAGGTGGGAATGGCGTTGGAGTTCAG GCTTTGATGAAGGCAATTGAGCATGAGATTGAGGTCAATGTCCGAGTGCATGAAGTTCGTTCAGAATGTGAACGTCAAAAGGAAGT GAGGGCTAAAATGGCTGAGGAGATGATGAGGTTAAAGGAAGAAGCACAAATGGTGAATCAAAATAGTGCAAG AAGTGACTGTCCTACAACAATGTCTCCTGGTGCAAGACATTCTAGGATTTTTGCCCTTCAAAACATGCTTTCGACTTCTTCCGCAACTCTAGTGTCTATGTTATCCCAGTTGTCGGAAGCAGAAGAGCAAGAACGAGTTTTCAGTGGTAAAGGGCGTTGGAACCAAGTTCGGTCCCTTGCTGATGCCAAGAATTTGATGAACTATTTGTTCAATATTGCATCTTCGTCCAG ATGTTCATTTCGAGATAAAGAAGTGATTTACAGAGAGAAGGAAACGGAAATAagagatttaaaagaaaaagtagtgTGGCTAAGCTACTCACTTCGACAATCGGAAAAGATAAAAGCTGAACTGACTCACAAGTTAGAATTGCAG AATGATGAATCTTTGAACTCAGAATATGTGGGAGATTCAGAATATTCTGACTCGAATGTTGGAGGTCATAAGTATGACTTGCGCACTTCG GAATACCACCGGTCATTGGAGGATATGGACATATCTGAGACAGAGTCAGATTATTATGATTTCACAGATGACGACTGGGAAGAATCGGGAAACTTAAGAGTTAGAAAAAGGAAATCTAAAACAAACATTGAAAATAATGAATCCAATATCAACAATTCGGAAGATTTGGGAGAAAATTCAAGAGATTTATTTGATACACCTTGGGAAAGTGCATCAGATATTTGCTGCCCTTGTAGCAGAACCTCATCATGCAAGACGACAAAATGCATCTGCAAAGCAATGGGCAGCAGTTGTGGGAGTTCTTGTGGTTGCCAAGTAAATAAGTGCGCGAACAGAGCATCGATATCAAATGTGTCACGGGAAGGTCCAGCACAATCTGCAAGTATTGAAGAAACAGAGAAAGATCGTATTCTTGTTACTCAAGGTGCAGAGTTACTTCAGGGGGCACTGGTTGATAGGCATCCCGAGACAAACAATGATCAAGGGCACAGAAAACCTCTCTCTGACATAGGAAATACACAG ATGAAATCAAATGCGAAGAACCATAATCCGAAAAAGAAATTGACGAAATCCACAGTAATTATTGTTCCTTATCTAGAAGCTTCTTCGCAGCCAGAGAATTTGGAAATCCAAGTCCCCAGACTCAACCttaaacacaaaaaagaaagtAGTAACACTAGTGAAGCAAATGTTGCTGtgaataaagataaagatagaCCACACAGAAGGTCTAAATCCAGGCCTGAAAACGCTGCCTCAGTCCCTAGGGCAGAGGGTAATTTTGTGGAACCAGATGTACCCGTCAACACACGAAGGAGTGCCCGAAGGTCATCGTCATCAAATACCAATGGCGTCCCATTGTGGGACAGGAATGCTGCAAGTAAGTCAGATGAACCTCAAGTGTTTGAAACAAGAACTCCAGTGCGATACAAAAGAACACTAGACGAGAAAGAGAACAACAATAGACGTTGA
- the LOC108334257 gene encoding F-box/kelch-repeat protein At5g60570 isoform X1, translating into MTKRLRLGCSLQAEDDGQKVNNFLEMDRGEGVNDGFSGPGPNDSLLPGLIDDVALNCLAWVSGSDYTSLSCINKRFNKLISSGYLYGLRKQLKAVEHLVYMVCDPRGWVAFDPKVNKWMSLPKIPCDECFNHADKESLAVGCELLVFGREMMEFAIWKYSMVCRGWVKCQGMNQPRCLFGSSSLGSIAIIAGGSDKYGNVLKSAELYDSSSGMWELLPSMHTPRRLCSGFFMDGKFYVIGGMSSITVSLTCGEEYDLKTRNWRKIEGMYPYVNEGVQAPPLVAVVDNQLYAVEHVTNMVKKYDKDKNTWNELGRLPVRADSSNGWGLAFKACGEQLLVVGGQRGPEGEAIVLSSWCPKSGVRNGTIDWQVLGVKENVGVFVYNCAVMGC; encoded by the coding sequence ATGACAAAAAGATTACGTTTGGGTTGTTCTTTGCAGGCGGAAGACGATGGACAGAAAGTGAATAACTTTTTGGAAATGGATAGGGGGGAAGGAGTGAATGATGGTTTTTCTGGACCTGGACCAAATGATTCGCTTCTCCCTGGTCTGATTGATGATGTTGCCTTGAATTGTCTTGCCTGGGTTAGTGGATCCGATTACACCTCACTATCGTGTATTAATAAAAGGTTCAATAAATTGATCAGTAGTGGGTATCTATATGGgttgaggaaacaattgaaggcTGTGGAACATTTGGTGTATATGGTTTGTGATCCGAGAGGATGGGTGGCATTTGACCCCAAAGTAAACAAGTGGATGTCATTACCTAAGATACCTTGTGATGAGTGCTTTAACCATGCAGACAAGGAGTCCTTGGCCGTGGGCTGCGAACTGTTAGTCTTTGGTCGGGAAATGATGGAGTTTGCCATTTGGAAATATAGCATGGTTTGCCGTGGCTGGGTGAAGTGCCAAGGAATGAACCAACCTCGCTGTTTGTTTGGATCTAGTAGTCTTGGTTCAATTGCTATTATTGCTGGAGGAAGTGATAAGTATGGAAATGTTCTAAAATCAGCTGAGTTGTATGACTCTTCATCAGGTATGTGGGAGCTTTTACCGAGCATGCACACTCCACGTAGATTGTGTTCTGGTTTTTTTATGGATGGCAAATTCTACGTGATTGGTGGAATGTCGAGTATAACCGTTTCATTAACTTGTGGAGAGGAATATGATCTTAAGACAAGGAATTGGCGGAAAATAGAGGGTATGTATCCATATGTTAACGAGGGTGTTCAGGCACCGCCACTTGTGGCGGTTGTGGATAATCAGCTATACGCAGTTGAGCATGTAACTAACATGGTGAAGAAATATGACAAGGACAAGAACACCTGGAATGAGTTGGGGAGGCTTCCAGTCCGGGCAGATTCATCTAATGGTTGGGGGTTAGCTTTCAAGGCCTGTGGAGAGCAACTTTTGGTTGTGGGTGGACAAAGGGGTCCAGAAGGTGAAGCAATTGTGCTGAGTTCATGGTGTCCCAAGTCAGGGGTCAGGAATGGCACCATAGATTGGCAGGTACTTGGTGTGAAGGAAAACGTCGGGGTTTTCGTGTATAATTGTGCTGTAATGGGTTGTTGA